The Deinococcus sp. Marseille-Q6407 genome has a window encoding:
- the dnaX gene encoding DNA polymerase III subunit gamma/tau, producing MSAIYQRARPIHWDEVVGQEHIKGVLKTALEQGRVGHAYLFSGPRGVGKTTTARLIAMTANCTGPEPKPCGECENCRAVRAGSHPDVLEIDAASNNSVEDVRELREKVGLAPMRGGKKIYILDEAHMMSRAAFNALLKTLEEPPEHVIFILATTEPEKIIPTILSRCQHYRFRRLTAEEIAGKLQGLAEAEGVSAEPEALNLMGRLADGAMRDGESLLERMLAAGTAVTRRGVEEALGLPPGEQMRTLAGALVQGDAAPAISGAGELYRAGFAARTVVEGLVEALSQALHAELGVIQGPEADAARLPGADVPRLLRLQAALDEQESRFSRAADLLSLELALTHALLAADEGEGNGAPARAPAAQGGQGGGATELSARLSRLERELATLRTSSAPAAAAAPAAPHTAAPVEDFEPVQRRAPAAARTAAPARGPQAAAPASGTWADVLQGASMQTRAFLKPARMHAEAGYVSLSYDARSSFHARQIMTKLDELTPLLEQVFGAVTLEIITADNGGGRKFPVGGGQAAREVAEDPVPAPAAAQVAPPRPAPAPQGDVIDDFDPLARHAGPAHPEPAQHREAAPARPAPVQQDQAQEDHGPDEQMQGSEAEAQPAPRDSAPLRPAPPSTPDDMAEAPLPGESLPWQDSPAEQPPLPAGTAEHTPETPAETASRELYLGEPVTEEPSWEDFGPPSERSSSADVARPPAHEPASHERRGGGGAPGGATRGEPAASAPAAAASAAAPIRDIRAHPMYEDIRSRFAGQVREIGKNRTPPPSAPEEEGGDEDE from the coding sequence GTGAGCGCCATTTACCAGCGGGCCAGGCCCATCCACTGGGACGAGGTGGTGGGTCAGGAACACATCAAAGGCGTCCTGAAAACTGCCCTGGAACAGGGCCGGGTGGGCCACGCCTACCTGTTCAGCGGGCCGCGCGGGGTGGGCAAGACGACTACCGCCCGCCTGATCGCCATGACCGCCAACTGCACCGGCCCGGAGCCCAAGCCCTGCGGCGAGTGCGAAAATTGCCGGGCGGTGCGGGCTGGGTCGCACCCCGACGTTTTGGAAATTGACGCAGCCAGCAACAACTCGGTGGAAGACGTGCGCGAGCTGCGCGAGAAAGTGGGCCTGGCGCCCATGCGCGGCGGCAAGAAAATCTACATCCTCGACGAAGCGCACATGATGTCCAGGGCGGCCTTCAACGCGCTGCTCAAGACGCTGGAAGAACCACCTGAGCACGTCATTTTCATTCTGGCGACCACCGAGCCGGAGAAAATCATTCCCACCATTCTCTCGCGCTGCCAGCACTACCGTTTTCGCCGCCTGACCGCCGAGGAGATTGCCGGCAAGCTGCAGGGACTGGCCGAGGCGGAGGGCGTGAGCGCCGAGCCGGAAGCCCTGAACCTGATGGGACGGCTGGCCGACGGCGCCATGCGCGACGGCGAAAGCCTGCTGGAGCGGATGCTGGCGGCCGGCACCGCCGTGACCCGCCGCGGCGTGGAAGAGGCGCTGGGCCTGCCGCCCGGTGAGCAGATGCGGACGCTGGCCGGCGCGCTGGTGCAGGGTGATGCGGCCCCGGCCATCAGCGGCGCGGGTGAGCTGTACCGCGCTGGATTTGCGGCCCGCACGGTGGTGGAGGGTCTGGTTGAGGCACTGTCGCAGGCCCTCCACGCCGAACTGGGCGTGATCCAGGGCCCCGAAGCCGACGCTGCCCGGCTGCCCGGCGCCGATGTGCCCCGGCTGCTGCGGCTGCAAGCGGCGCTGGACGAGCAGGAAAGCCGCTTTTCCCGCGCCGCCGACCTGCTGAGTCTGGAACTGGCCCTGACGCACGCCCTGCTGGCAGCGGACGAGGGCGAGGGGAATGGCGCGCCGGCCCGCGCCCCGGCGGCTCAGGGAGGTCAGGGCGGTGGCGCTACGGAACTCTCGGCCCGCCTGAGCCGGCTGGAACGTGAACTGGCGACCCTGCGGACCAGCAGTGCTCCCGCAGCCGCAGCGGCGCCAGCGGCTCCCCACACGGCCGCGCCGGTTGAGGATTTCGAACCGGTGCAGCGCCGCGCCCCGGCGGCTGCCCGCACGGCGGCGCCGGCCCGGGGACCGCAGGCGGCTGCTCCGGCGAGCGGCACCTGGGCCGATGTGCTGCAAGGTGCCAGCATGCAGACCCGCGCTTTTCTCAAGCCGGCCCGCATGCACGCCGAGGCCGGCTATGTGAGCCTCAGCTACGACGCCCGCAGCAGCTTCCACGCCCGGCAGATCATGACCAAGCTGGACGAGCTGACCCCGCTGCTGGAACAGGTGTTCGGTGCCGTCACGCTGGAAATCATCACCGCCGACAATGGGGGCGGCCGTAAGTTCCCGGTGGGCGGCGGGCAGGCGGCCCGCGAAGTGGCCGAGGACCCGGTTCCCGCCCCTGCTGCGGCGCAGGTGGCCCCACCCCGCCCCGCCCCTGCGCCGCAAGGAGACGTGATAGATGACTTCGACCCCCTGGCCCGCCACGCTGGGCCAGCCCACCCGGAGCCGGCTCAGCACCGTGAAGCGGCTCCAGCCCGGCCTGCCCCGGTGCAGCAGGACCAGGCGCAGGAAGACCATGGGCCGGATGAACAGATGCAGGGCAGCGAGGCTGAGGCCCAGCCCGCGCCACGCGACTCGGCCCCGCTGCGCCCGGCGCCGCCCTCCACCCCCGACGACATGGCCGAGGCGCCGCTGCCCGGTGAATCGCTGCCCTGGCAGGACAGCCCGGCCGAGCAGCCACCCCTGCCGGCCGGCACCGCCGAGCACACCCCCGAAACCCCGGCTGAAACGGCGTCCCGCGAGCTGTACCTGGGCGAGCCGGTCACCGAGGAGCCCAGCTGGGAAGACTTCGGCCCGCCCAGCGAGCGCAGCAGCAGCGCGGACGTGGCCCGGCCCCCGGCGCACGAGCCGGCCAGCCACGAGCGCCGGGGAGGCGGTGGTGCGCCGGGGGGAGCCACGCGGGGTGAACCCGCTGCTTCTGCCCCGGCCGCAGCGGCCAGTGCGGCCGCACCCATCCGCGATATCCGCGCCCACCCCATGTACGAGGACATCCGCAGCCGCTTTGCTGGGCAGGTCCGCGAGATCGGCAAGAACCGGACCCCGCCGCCCAGTGCCCCCGAAGAGGAGGGCGGCGACGAGGACGAATAA
- a CDS encoding ABC-F family ATP-binding cassette domain-containing protein encodes MLVALRSAEKYYGPHRVLEGIDFALHAGERIGLVGRNGAGKSTLLKLLTGEVLPDGGTVLRAPGVRVRSLNQDPKFAPGSTVDGVLEAAFRDLDDLEAELSEAAGAMADGSEASILRHEELLEQFGRRGGFQRRSRKEAAALAFGFRGREQEDVSRLSGGERTRLGLAALLVENPDVLLLDEPTNHLDIVMVEWLETFLGRYPGAVLAISHDRAFLDAVTTETAYLRDGSLKRYPGGYTRFRAALEQDLQQQAAQFAQQQKAIADLQASADRMKVWGLGMSKLARRAGAMQARVDRLQASAVAAPPPEQRTTSITFHAPESGEVVLDAQHLTRQMGQRTLFRDVRVQLRRGERVAIIGRNGAGKTTLLRTLLGLDPSDDPRGRTLTGARVSVGYYDQQLRGVDPEKTLFDVAREYTQKDTDAHTLLGTFLFPYEQHDKPTRILSGGERARLALLQLAQEDHNFLVMDEPTNHLDMEMVEALEDALAGFGGTLLMVSHDRAFIEALADQVWLVEDGQFYRYPGWEDYRDQHAARRAAEEAAAAPTPARRVAETAPATATTAAAASAGPQTRYAGLNTYQLGKKVEALEADIERLEAEVEAAGLALAQAAPDADFAELGRAAHTLEQQLEAVMQDWEEAGAELEGRS; translated from the coding sequence GTGCTGGTTGCCCTCAGAAGTGCCGAAAAATATTATGGACCCCACCGCGTGCTGGAAGGCATCGACTTTGCGCTGCATGCCGGCGAACGCATCGGGCTGGTGGGCCGCAACGGCGCCGGCAAGTCCACCCTGCTGAAACTGCTGACCGGAGAGGTGCTGCCCGACGGCGGCACGGTGCTGCGGGCGCCGGGGGTGCGGGTCCGCAGTCTGAACCAGGACCCCAAATTTGCCCCCGGCAGCACGGTAGACGGCGTGCTGGAAGCGGCTTTCCGCGACCTGGACGACCTGGAAGCCGAACTGAGCGAGGCCGCCGGCGCGATGGCCGACGGCAGCGAGGCCAGCATCCTGCGCCACGAGGAACTGCTGGAACAGTTCGGGCGGCGCGGCGGGTTTCAGCGCCGCAGCCGCAAGGAAGCGGCAGCTCTGGCTTTCGGCTTCCGGGGCCGCGAGCAAGAAGACGTCTCGCGGCTCTCGGGTGGCGAGCGCACCCGCCTGGGGCTGGCGGCGCTGCTGGTGGAAAACCCGGATGTGCTGCTGCTCGACGAACCCACCAATCACCTCGACATCGTAATGGTGGAGTGGCTGGAAACTTTCCTGGGCCGCTACCCCGGCGCCGTGCTGGCCATCAGCCACGACCGGGCCTTTCTGGACGCCGTGACCACCGAGACCGCCTACCTGCGGGACGGCTCCCTGAAGCGCTATCCCGGCGGCTACACCCGGTTCCGCGCCGCGCTGGAGCAGGACCTGCAGCAGCAGGCCGCGCAGTTCGCACAGCAGCAAAAGGCCATTGCCGACCTGCAGGCCAGCGCCGACCGCATGAAGGTGTGGGGGCTGGGCATGTCCAAGCTGGCGCGCCGCGCCGGGGCGATGCAGGCGCGGGTAGACCGGCTGCAGGCCAGCGCCGTGGCGGCTCCCCCACCCGAGCAGCGCACCACATCTATCACTTTTCACGCGCCCGAAAGCGGTGAGGTGGTGCTGGACGCGCAACACCTGACCCGGCAGATGGGCCAGCGCACGCTGTTCCGGGACGTGCGGGTGCAGCTGCGCCGGGGTGAACGGGTGGCGATTATCGGGCGCAACGGGGCCGGCAAGACCACGCTGCTGCGCACCCTGCTGGGCCTGGACCCTTCCGACGACCCGCGTGGCCGCACCCTGACCGGCGCCCGCGTGAGCGTAGGCTACTACGACCAGCAGCTGCGCGGGGTAGATCCGGAAAAGACGCTGTTTGACGTGGCCCGCGAGTACACCCAGAAAGACACCGACGCCCACACCCTGTTGGGCACTTTTCTGTTTCCCTATGAGCAGCACGACAAACCCACCCGCATCCTCTCGGGCGGCGAGCGAGCGCGGCTGGCGCTGCTTCAACTGGCGCAGGAGGACCACAACTTTCTGGTGATGGACGAACCGACCAACCACCTGGACATGGAGATGGTCGAGGCGCTGGAAGACGCGCTGGCCGGCTTTGGCGGCACCCTGCTGATGGTGAGCCACGACCGCGCCTTTATCGAGGCGCTGGCCGATCAGGTCTGGCTGGTGGAAGACGGGCAGTTTTACCGCTATCCTGGCTGGGAAGATTACCGCGATCAGCACGCCGCCCGACGCGCCGCCGAGGAAGCGGCTGCGGCGCCTACGCCGGCCAGAAGGGTGGCTGAAACGGCGCCGGCTACAGCCACAACAGCAGCGGCAGCCTCAGCTGGCCCCCAGACCCGCTACGCCGGGCTCAACACCTACCAGCTGGGCAAAAAGGTGGAGGCGCTGGAAGCCGACATCGAGCGGCTGGAAGCCGAGGTGGAAGCCGCCGGGCTGGCCCTGGCCCAAGCAGCTCCGGACGCCGACTTTGCCGAACTGGGCCGCGCTGCGCACACCCTGGAACAGCAGTTAGAAGCCGTGATGCAGGACTGGGAAGAAGCCGGCGCCGAGCTGGAAGGGCGCAGCTGA
- a CDS encoding CHASE2 domain-containing protein yields the protein MTSLRNPRRWWQVPGRHASWPYLLLAGLVLGGLLGVVWPANPAAWSLASQAFPRPGGQVVLVDLDAASLADYGPLNSWSPELYRSAAEQLQQAGASAVGLDVVLDPARRETAPLVQALTHSGVVLAAPTPDSAAQPGYGFSAVNSSRLLQPYAFQTAYPTAQGKLVPSLAWRLAQAAGASVPLESQPRLLHRFVPSALDTRLSFRDVVAGRFPHGDVQGKVALIGQASPDPERLPGSELQARAAASLLAPPFLNFPGWAVGLMAALIAGLSVVLGRFWGLAQALLLPALMLLLWRAGVALPGVTLSLAALTGLLLVGAEALLVRRSARLHSSVNEQMLGTRAGLSQAVETLLAAAAPDAGRPCLFLVELEGYAALQQRFGVTLAEEAVDQSLQRLLSLAPVVPRLEGFGFRWDRGELVFIVDPVQSETEAREIADYFALTVSGVVLRGQSLLPRGGYAWVRKPEGLALDEVSAHSLVGAARQTLRPVVEPLPPQP from the coding sequence ATGACCTCCCTGAGAAACCCCCGGCGCTGGTGGCAGGTGCCGGGCCGCCATGCCAGCTGGCCTTACCTGCTGCTGGCCGGTCTGGTGCTGGGCGGCCTGCTGGGTGTGGTCTGGCCGGCCAATCCGGCAGCCTGGAGCCTGGCCTCGCAGGCGTTTCCACGGCCGGGCGGTCAGGTGGTGCTGGTTGACCTCGACGCCGCCAGCCTGGCCGACTACGGCCCCCTGAACTCCTGGAGCCCGGAGCTCTACCGGAGCGCGGCCGAGCAGTTGCAGCAGGCCGGCGCGAGCGCCGTGGGGCTGGATGTGGTGCTGGACCCGGCCCGCCGGGAAACAGCGCCGCTGGTCCAGGCCCTGACCCACAGTGGGGTGGTGCTGGCTGCTCCTACGCCGGACAGCGCCGCGCAGCCCGGCTACGGCTTCAGTGCCGTGAACAGCAGCCGGTTGCTGCAGCCCTACGCTTTTCAGACCGCCTACCCCACCGCCCAGGGAAAGCTGGTGCCCAGCTTGGCCTGGCGGCTGGCCCAAGCGGCTGGCGCCAGCGTGCCGCTGGAATCCCAGCCCCGCCTGCTGCACCGGTTTGTTCCATCTGCGCTGGACACACGCCTTAGCTTCCGCGACGTGGTGGCGGGCCGCTTCCCTCACGGGGACGTGCAGGGCAAAGTGGCCCTGATCGGTCAGGCCTCGCCCGACCCGGAGCGGCTGCCGGGCAGCGAACTTCAGGCCCGCGCCGCCGCCAGTCTGCTGGCACCGCCTTTTCTGAACTTTCCAGGCTGGGCCGTGGGCCTAATGGCGGCTCTGATCGCCGGGCTGAGCGTGGTGCTGGGCCGTTTCTGGGGGCTGGCACAGGCACTGCTGCTGCCGGCGCTGATGCTGCTGCTCTGGCGCGCCGGGGTGGCCCTGCCGGGCGTGACCCTCTCGCTCGCCGCCCTGACCGGGCTGCTGCTGGTGGGCGCCGAAGCTCTGCTGGTGCGGCGCAGCGCCCGGCTTCACAGCAGCGTTAACGAGCAGATGCTGGGCACCCGCGCCGGACTGTCACAGGCGGTGGAAACGCTACTGGCCGCTGCTGCTCCGGACGCCGGCCGGCCCTGCCTGTTCCTGGTGGAGCTGGAAGGCTACGCAGCGCTGCAGCAGCGGTTTGGCGTGACCTTGGCCGAGGAGGCGGTGGACCAGAGCCTGCAGCGGCTGCTGAGCCTTGCGCCGGTGGTGCCCCGGCTGGAAGGCTTCGGCTTTCGCTGGGACCGCGGCGAACTGGTATTTATCGTGGACCCGGTGCAGTCCGAGACCGAAGCCCGCGAGATCGCTGACTATTTCGCCCTGACCGTGAGCGGTGTGGTGCTGCGCGGGCAGTCGCTGCTTCCCCGCGGCGGATACGCCTGGGTGCGGAAACCCGAAGGCCTGGCGCTGGACGAGGTATCGGCCCACTCGCTGGTCGGGGCGGCCCGCCAGACCCTGCGGCCGGTGGTTGAGCCGCTGCCGCCGCAGCCCTAA
- a CDS encoding hybrid sensor histidine kinase/response regulator — MTADTERVLRVLHLEDNDLDHELVVESLRADLPWELEVRRAEDEPGFLHELETFSPNLILSDYALPSYDGLRAFRAAEEHDPYLPFLIVTGAMGEEIAVDTLRQGVTDYILKQRLERLAPSVKRAIAEYDSLRRQEMAEQAVRELNLSLQQRLEEVERLRGVAEAQRQRLEVQAQQLSEALTMQRTFLAETSHELRTPLTALLGYLHRLEREKGSSQTLSDARRVAENMTRLVGDLLQISRGELVQEIEMHFVNLDRLVEQVGRDFQVEARLLDRPLEVLGDPGRLTQMLVNLVGNAVRVCGSPEQVSLEARRAEGFAEVCVIDHGPGVPDDIKPRIFDKFYRGKEAGSAGLGLTIAQQVVIGHHGQIDVVDTPGGGATFRVRLPLLEEEDEVWEPGDLGELQEAEALE; from the coding sequence ATGACTGCCGACACCGAACGTGTGCTGCGGGTCCTGCACCTGGAAGACAACGACCTTGACCATGAGCTGGTGGTGGAATCGCTGCGCGCCGACTTGCCCTGGGAGCTGGAAGTGCGCCGCGCCGAGGACGAGCCCGGCTTCCTGCACGAGCTGGAAACCTTCTCGCCCAACCTGATTCTCAGCGACTATGCGCTGCCCAGCTATGACGGCCTGCGGGCTTTCCGGGCAGCCGAGGAGCACGATCCCTACCTGCCGTTCCTGATCGTGACCGGCGCGATGGGCGAGGAAATCGCGGTGGACACCCTGCGCCAGGGCGTGACCGATTACATTCTCAAGCAGCGCTTGGAACGCCTCGCCCCCAGCGTGAAGCGGGCCATTGCCGAATACGACAGCCTGCGCCGCCAGGAAATGGCCGAGCAGGCGGTGCGCGAACTGAACCTGTCGTTGCAGCAGCGCCTGGAGGAAGTCGAGCGGCTGCGCGGCGTGGCCGAGGCGCAGCGCCAGCGGCTGGAAGTGCAGGCCCAGCAGCTGTCCGAAGCGCTGACCATGCAGCGCACCTTCCTGGCCGAAACCAGCCACGAACTGCGCACGCCGCTGACCGCCCTGCTGGGTTACCTGCACCGGCTGGAACGTGAAAAAGGCTCCTCGCAGACCCTCTCGGACGCCCGGCGGGTGGCTGAAAACATGACCCGGCTGGTGGGCGACCTGCTGCAGATCTCGCGCGGTGAACTGGTGCAGGAGATCGAAATGCATTTCGTGAACCTGGACCGGCTGGTCGAGCAGGTGGGCCGCGACTTCCAGGTGGAAGCGCGGCTGCTGGACCGGCCGCTGGAAGTGCTGGGCGACCCCGGCCGCCTGACCCAAATGTTGGTGAATCTGGTGGGCAACGCGGTGCGAGTGTGTGGCTCGCCGGAGCAGGTGTCGCTGGAAGCCCGCCGCGCCGAGGGCTTTGCCGAGGTCTGCGTGATTGACCACGGCCCCGGCGTCCCCGACGACATCAAGCCGCGCATCTTCGACAAGTTCTACCGTGGCAAGGAAGCCGGCTCGGCTGGGCTGGGCCTGACCATCGCCCAGCAGGTCGTGATCGGTCATCACGGGCAGATTGACGTGGTGGACACCCCCGGCGGCGGCGCCACTTTCCGGGTCCGGCTGCCGCTGCTGGAAGAAGAGGACGAGGTCTGGGAACCCGGCGACCTCGGCGAATTGCAGGAGGCTGAAGCGCTGGAGTAA
- the recA gene encoding recombinase RecA translates to MPTDAKERQKAIDTALSQIEKQFGKGSIMKLGAESKLDVQTISTGSMSLDLALGVGGVPRGRVTEIYGPESGGKTTLALSIIAQAQKAGGTAAFIDAEHALDPVYARALGVNTDELLVSQPDNGEQALEIMELLVRSGAMDIVVVDSVAALTPKAEIEGDMGDSLPGLQARLMSQALRKLTSILSKTGTAAIFINQVREKIGVMYGNPETTTGGRALKFYSSVRLDVRKIGQPIKVGNDAVANTVKVKTVKNKVAAPFKEVELALVYGKGFDQLNDLVTLASDMDIIKKAGSFYSYGDDRIGQGKEKAMQYIAERPELEEEIRRRVLNTIRAGNQSGAEATAAGAQDDSDDLAATPAPVSEAVGEEVGA, encoded by the coding sequence ATGCCCACCGACGCCAAGGAACGCCAGAAGGCCATCGACACCGCCCTGAGCCAGATTGAAAAGCAGTTCGGCAAAGGCTCGATCATGAAGCTGGGCGCCGAGAGCAAGCTGGACGTGCAGACCATCTCCACCGGCTCCATGAGCCTGGACCTGGCGCTGGGCGTGGGCGGCGTACCGCGCGGCCGCGTCACCGAGATCTACGGCCCCGAGTCGGGCGGCAAGACCACCCTGGCCCTGAGCATCATCGCTCAGGCCCAGAAGGCCGGCGGCACCGCTGCTTTTATTGACGCCGAACACGCGCTGGACCCGGTCTATGCCCGCGCCCTAGGCGTGAACACCGACGAACTGCTGGTGTCGCAGCCGGACAACGGTGAGCAGGCGCTGGAAATCATGGAACTGCTGGTCCGCTCCGGCGCGATGGACATCGTGGTGGTGGACTCGGTGGCGGCCCTGACCCCCAAGGCCGAAATCGAAGGCGACATGGGCGACTCGCTGCCCGGCCTGCAGGCCAGGTTGATGAGCCAGGCCCTGCGCAAGCTGACCTCGATTCTGTCCAAGACCGGCACCGCCGCCATCTTCATCAACCAGGTCCGTGAAAAGATCGGCGTGATGTACGGCAACCCCGAAACCACCACCGGCGGCCGGGCGCTGAAGTTCTACTCCAGCGTGCGCTTGGACGTGCGCAAGATCGGCCAGCCGATCAAGGTGGGCAACGACGCCGTGGCCAACACCGTCAAGGTCAAGACCGTCAAGAACAAGGTCGCCGCGCCCTTCAAGGAAGTGGAACTGGCGCTGGTGTACGGCAAGGGCTTTGACCAGCTGAACGACCTGGTGACCCTGGCCTCCGACATGGACATCATCAAGAAGGCCGGCAGCTTCTACTCCTACGGCGACGACCGCATCGGCCAGGGCAAGGAAAAGGCCATGCAGTACATTGCCGAGCGCCCCGAACTGGAAGAAGAAATTCGCCGCCGGGTGCTGAACACCATCCGCGCCGGCAACCAGAGCGGCGCGGAAGCGACTGCCGCCGGTGCCCAGGACGACAGCGACGATCTGGCGGCAACCCCCGCCCCGGTCAGCGAAGCGGTGGGCGAAGAAGTTGGCGCCTGA
- the thpR gene encoding RNA 2',3'-cyclic phosphodiesterase, with the protein MTGRRPQGHGQQRRRSSGQHPSGGAEGNRLRLFYALKVPDAVAAELAQAQGKLRGNWRRVEPSQLHITLAYLPGVPPERLDDLKRLGVEAARSVPPLDILLRGTGYFPNEGSPRVWFVKTEAEGLDSLAAALRAGVADLGLDTDDKAFKAHVTLARKKGPAPRLPPLVFEDTGWTAGHVSLVKSVLRKTGPIYQTISRFELRGAPLAAAAPDPTPEISDPAAPAAAVEAQENS; encoded by the coding sequence GTGACGGGCCGCCGCCCCCAGGGGCACGGCCAGCAGCGGCGGCGGTCTTCCGGGCAGCATCCTTCCGGCGGCGCTGAGGGCAACCGGCTGCGGCTGTTTTATGCCCTCAAGGTGCCGGACGCTGTAGCCGCCGAACTGGCGCAGGCGCAAGGCAAGCTGCGCGGCAACTGGCGCCGGGTCGAGCCTTCGCAGCTGCACATCACCCTGGCGTACCTGCCGGGGGTGCCGCCCGAGCGGCTGGACGACCTCAAACGCCTTGGCGTGGAGGCGGCCCGCTCAGTGCCGCCGCTGGACATCCTGCTGCGCGGCACCGGCTACTTTCCCAACGAGGGCAGCCCCCGGGTCTGGTTCGTCAAGACCGAGGCCGAGGGGCTGGACAGCCTGGCCGCCGCCCTGCGCGCCGGCGTGGCCGACCTGGGGCTGGACACCGACGACAAAGCGTTCAAGGCCCATGTCACCCTGGCCCGCAAGAAAGGCCCCGCCCCGCGCCTGCCCCCGCTGGTGTTTGAAGACACCGGCTGGACCGCCGGACACGTCAGCCTGGTGAAATCGGTGCTGCGCAAGACCGGCCCCATCTACCAGACCATCTCCCGCTTTGAGTTGCGGGGCGCGCCGCTGGCCGCCGCCGCACCCGACCCCACCCCCGAGATTTCGGACCCCGCTGCACCCGCAGCTGCCGTAGAGGCACAGGAGAACTCATGA